The nucleotide sequence TTACCTAAGATCAATTTCAAACTAAATAAGTATTGCAGTTTACGAAATCAACTTAGATGATGTGCGATTATGATCGATAATCTCACGGAATATCAGTATAAACCGTGTATAAAATAGACAAagtcagtttaaagttgattacaCCTTAAACATGAGATAATTTTGACCCTCAAAATTTGCGCTCAAGCTTCGCCATTGCCTTGATCGTAAACATATGATTCAAATGTGCGTGTTTTTAGTGGCCAGGATCATATTGTGATACAAAACAAGGTTGCTGCTACCCGAGTACCGGAAAGCCTCCATCCGATTTCGGGATTCATGGACTTTGGCCTAACAGAAACGATGGATCATATCCTTCCAATTGTGACTCTACGAACCCTTTCGATGTATCAAAGGTGATACTTAAAATATTTTATCATCTATCTACTAATAGTTTTAATAATGTATCAAAGGTGATACTTTAAATATTTTATCAGCCATCTAATAGTTTTAATAGCCCAAAGTAGTAGACTGCTGGTTGAGATTTGAGAATATGTATTATTGACAATCTAGATTGAATCCCATGATCTACAATTTGAGGGttgctttttcaaaaaaaaaaaatttaatacctTTGGTATGATATTATTCAATGAGAGATTAAGTATTGGATCATCTAAATTACAGATTTCAGACCTTACAAGTCAAATGCAGTCCGAATGGCCAACACTATCATGCCCAACTAACAACGGGCTAACGTTTTGGGGTCACGAGTGGGACAAACATGGAACTTGCTCTGAATCCGTTCTGAATCAACATGATTATTTTGCAACAACACTTAGTCTCAAAAATGAACTAAATCTCCTCCAAGCTCTTCAAAGTGCCGGTACAAAATATTTATACACTAATAAATGTTGTGACATTTACATTTTCATGCTATTGTCGTTATGAGCTTTGTTGCATATATATGTGATGACTAATTAACTATACGGATGCAGGAATTCAACCAAATGGGCAAAAGTATAGTCTTAGTAGCATAAAGAGCGCGATTACTCAAGCTAGTGGTTACACTCCATGGATCGAGTGTAATAATGATTCATCCGGTAACAGTCAATTATATCAAATCTACTTGTGTGTGAACTCATCGGCTTCACGTTTTATTCAGTGTCCGATTTTCCCAAAAGGAACTTGTGGTTCCTCTGTCGAGTTTCCTAAGTTCTAACCTACAATTTTTCTTGACTGTAACACCAAAAGATGTTTGTTTCTTTCACTTATTGTATTGTATCTATGTGGTTTTCCAGTTTGTAATGCACTATAAACTCTGTTACGGAGTATTAGAGATACGATATTTGCAACTTATTATTTTATCTTATTTTTTAAGTGTTCAATCCTTATTTTGACATGAATCACGATCAATAATTTGAACTCGATTGGCTTAATGTGCTTCATTTCGGTTGTTATTGATGAGTTCGTTAGCTACTGTATCGGTGGCACGGTTAGAGAGCCATTGCCACCACCGTTGTAAGCCACCGATACTAACGATCGCCCTTTGCCCCACGGTTGATCAACGCCATCCAACATGTCATTTTTCAGAACATTGAAGGACGATGAAAAATCAgattaaacattaaaattaaaaaaataaattaaaagaaataaaaatcaaATATAACCGTTGTATCCTTCAAtggttataattttaatttaactattttttttcttttcaaaatacAATATTTTTCCAATATATACAACTTTATTTCATACATTTACTATCACTCAAATTATCGATAAAAAAGTTCTATTTTATATACGTTCGTAACTGAATAACTACGATTCAAAATATGAAGAAAGTGTAGCACTTGCAAATGCTTATAATCCTTTACAAGCTCTTGTTGCTATCTATTTTTTAGAAGAAGATGATGACAATAATGCAGTTGAGTCTATACCCAGAGCTCCTAGAAGTCATTTCCCAAGAGATAGTCAAGGAACGGCTAAACGactgtttgatgattatttttccGGCACACCCACTTTCCCGCATGATCGTTTCTGGAGACACTTCCGAATGAGCAAGTCTTTGTTTATCCATATATGTCGAGGTATACTAAATTTTAATCAAAAACGTATTCGTGATTATATTCGTTATTTTTTCCAAAAGCGGGATGCTACCGGTTTATATGGTTTTAATGTTTTTAAAAAACGCACGTCCGCTATACGACACTTAGCGTACGTTACACCCGATTTATTTTATAGGTATTTACAAATGGGCGAATCAACATCTTATAAATGTTTTGACAACTTTTGCAAAAGGTGTTACACTTATACTCGATCGAGTACATGAGAAAGCCAAATACACAAGATGTCGAGCATTTAATTTCAAAACATGAAGAGATACATAGTCTTTCGGGAATGCTCGAAGGTATTGTTTGTATACATTGGGCTTGAAGAACTTGTTCATGTGCTTGGAAAGGACAATATACGCAAGGTGATCATGGTCACCCAACAATAACGTTTAAGAGAGTGGCCTCGTCTGATAAATGGATTTGGCACGCTCTTTTGGCCCCGCAGGTTCAAACAACGACATCAACGTACTAACTCGGTcgaatttatttaattaatatattattacaaaatgtGTCACAATTCACTAAAGGGTATTATTTAGCTGATGAAATTTATCCGAAATGCACAACACTTGCTAAATCGTTTAAAAGTACGTTTGTCCCAaaggaagagaaaaacaaaagattCCAAGAGTCAGCAAGAAAAGATAGTGAACGAACTTTCGGTGTTATACTTCAAGGTCGTTTTTTAAATTGTAAAAGATCCTGATAGAGAATTCTATATCAGCAAAAATCAAAACAAATGTATACTTGCGTCCTCCTACACAATATGACAATCGAAGACAACGGACGTGCATTTTGTGGACTGGAGGAAGATTACTCACCGGCTCGTCATCTGCCACAATCAAACTTTCAAGAAAGGGTTGTAATAATATGCGAAAGGACAATGAACTATGAGATTCATCCATTCATCATTTTCTCCGAGAAATGCTTATCGAACATATTTGGAGTCTTTCACCGAACCACTGTATTCGATATAATCCATCATTGGGACTTTCAAACATTTCGGAACATGTCAATGATGAAGACGTAGATTAAGAAGaagatggagatgaaaatgaagAAGAGGATAAAGATGAAAAAGCCGGCGGAGATGAAAACGACGACGAAcagtagtttttatatttttaattatgtttatataattgtatttttaatttaatttagttGTATTGTTTTTAACTTTAATGTTATATTATTTTGAattaagtaatgaaatattttaatGTTTAATAactgtattataattaatattataatccaTTTATTatatacaacaacaataacaatacttaatctcgcatacataatataaataataataataaattatttatacataatataaataaataatattacatataataataatataatagaagTGGGGTCAATGTGAGTGTGAAAATATATGTAATGGATACTAGTGTAGTGTGATGAGTTAGTAATAGGAAAGAAGTGATGACGTgacgtgtgatgacccgtcctaatccatctggacgaatacattacatttggttacatcgcgaggtacttgacctctatatgatacattttacaaacattgcattcttttttaaaaggcaaactttcattacaatgaaagttgacggcatgcataccatttcataatacatctaactataattgacttaataataatcttgatgaactcaacgactcgaatgcaacgtcttttgaaatatgtcaagaatgactccaagtaatatctctaaaatgagcaaatgcacagcggaagatttctttcatacctgagaataaacatgctttcaagtgtcaaccaaaaggttggtgagttcattagtttatcaaaaacattcattttcatcattttaatagatcacaagatttcaaatatttaattgtacacgtaacccgagtacaaaataacacgcgtaacccgcgaattaaaaatcattcatatggtgaacgcttgataaccgacttaactttaaagcatataatatccccaaacagaacctctcgtctgtataataataataatctcgaagtactaaagcatccgtaccccggatgggacttgtcgaggtccatagatctatctttaggattcgcgtcaattaggggtcatacccgtttcctaattattaggttaccaagctaaaaggggtgatattcaatattcataatccagccatcgaatgtagtttttgatcacgtgtgtctatttcgtaaaacataagtaaaatcagcgcatgtattttcagtcccaaaaatatatattaaaaaggagtaatgaaacccacaataatgtattttgtagtaaaaatacatatgacgacattgaacaatgcagggttggcctcggattcacgaacctatatcatttgtgtatatatattaatacacataatcgtaatcgaataagtttatatatataacctattatgttattatttttatattaataatatatttatatttcatatattcctttcatataataaaatattttgttatgttatatgtgttaaatatatatatttatgtatttcatttgtttatcaaaacagtagttcaaattatactaagttaatattagtaaaaataatgataataacattaataatatacttatgttagtaataactctattagtgataataacaatgatattaataataatacttgtaaaaatattaattttactgttgataatagttatgatattgatttttagtaattacataataataatacccgtgataatataaataataatacttatgttaataataacaattctgttatttgtaaaaagatactaatacaaatatttaagaaaataataataatttgtattattttcataatgataatgataataaaccttttcatcataatgataataatattaaagttttaaaattattaataatatcataactaatactcataataataataataataatagatataatacttataattatgataataataataataataattatgttacttataataaaaattataatactaataattattataatattagtaattataataataataatactaaaatgataaaatttataataatattaataataatggttagaatactaataataacaataacaatcataataataattataataaaattaacaattataatcaaaataactagtgataataataaaaataat is from Rutidosis leptorrhynchoides isolate AG116_Rl617_1_P2 chromosome 10, CSIRO_AGI_Rlap_v1, whole genome shotgun sequence and encodes:
- the LOC139872978 gene encoding extracellular ribonuclease LE-like; translated protein: MKMQFNNVLFLIKFMTMHSLLVLSASQDFDFFYFVQQWPGSYCDTKQGCCYPSTGKPPSDFGIHGLWPNRNDGSYPSNCDSTNPFDVSKISDLTSQMQSEWPTLSCPTNNGLTFWGHEWDKHGTCSESVLNQHDYFATTLSLKNELNLLQALQSAGIQPNGQKYSLSSIKSAITQASGYTPWIECNNDSSGNSQLYQIYLCVNSSASRFIQCPIFPKGTCGSSVEFPKF